The proteins below come from a single Stomoxys calcitrans chromosome 1, idStoCalc2.1, whole genome shotgun sequence genomic window:
- the LOC106090603 gene encoding uncharacterized protein LOC106090603, producing MALKAKIYIFALVASILVVLSETKKPGKVMYFTSTKVEFNRIYISEHSLDIVGNTTLDIILNLAQNYKYDPWSKTVIAMKNRKTNEYRTLLDYDVNICSLLGKGSATYISMWIQNFLKYGNLPKTCPIMKGNYSWHDLKVDKMSLPGFLPPSEYRGNIETYFRKGKKRESVANITLLMELK from the exons ATGGCATTGAaggcaaaaatatatatttttgcttTAGTTGCTAGTATTTTGGTAGTTCTAAGCGAGACCAAG AAACCAGGCAAAGTGATGTATTTCACCTCTACCAAGGTCGAGTTCAATCGAATTTATATATCCGAACATAGTTTGGATATTGTTGGCAATACCACTTTGGACATTATTTTGAATTTGGCTCAAAACTATAAGTATGATCCTTGGTCGAAAACTGTCATAGCCATgaaaaatcggaaaacaaacGAATATCGTACCCTACTCGATTATGATGTTAATATATGCTCGCTTTTAGGTAAGGGTAGTGCTACCTACATATCCATGTGGATACAAAACTTTCTAAAATATGGCAATTTGCCTAAAACTTGTCCCATCATGAAG ggcAATTATTCCTGGCATGATCTGAAGGTGGATAAAATGAGTTTACCCGGCTTCCTGCCTCCTTCAGAATATCGAGGAAATATAGAAACCTATTTCCGTAAAGGCAAAAAAAGGGAATCTGTTGCTAATATAACTCTGTTAatggaattaaaataa